The following are encoded in a window of Balaenoptera ricei isolate mBalRic1 chromosome 1, mBalRic1.hap2, whole genome shotgun sequence genomic DNA:
- the H6PD gene encoding GDH/6PGL endoplasmic bifunctional protein isoform X1, with amino-acid sequence MRSFKHSKLLSCDLKEIPLPPAGQTEGRGQRCPRGIGKGIRAAAATGIHLPAPFSCRLSAGTRGSEVLRPVVSQKRLCRWSAHSGRGCAGTGPGCTPHLPLSLWAEQTGTPLLVRTLWPATSALAALGMLAEPHFTRHAGAWNMLTAAVCVALLGCLQAQELQGHVSVILLGATGDLARKYLWQGLFQLYLEEAGKGHSFRFHGTALTNTKQGQEVIAKVLESLSCPRDTAPGRCAELKAQFQQLSEYRRLKTPEDYLALSKDIEAWVQHEGLQEAGRIFYFSVPPFAYADIARSINSSCRPGPGAWLRIVLEKPFGHDHRSAQQLATELGSFFQEEEMYRVDHYLGKQVVAQILPFRDQNRKALDGLWNRHHVERVEIIMKETVDAEGRTSFYEEYGVIGDVLQNHLTEILMLVAMELPLDISSSEAVLGHKLQAFRALRGLQRGSAVVGQYQAYRGQVRRELQKPDSFHSLTPTFAGILVHIDNLRWEGVPFILMSGKALDERVGYVRILFKDQAYCAQSEKRWVPAQSHCLPQQIIFYIGHGELGGPAVLVSRNLFRPSLPSASWKEVEGQPGLRLFGRPLSDYYAYSPVREQDAYSILISHIFHRRKDSFIAMENLLASWVFWTPLLDSLAHEVPRLYPGGAENGHLLDFEFSGSHVSFSQPPLEQLVPGPDSAPMPSDFQVLGAKYRDSPLISAWPEELIARLAGDIEAAAVRAVRRFGEFHLALSGGSSPVALFQQLAMGHYSFPWAHTHLWLVDERCVPLWDPESNFQGLQAHLLQHVRVPYYNIHPMPVHQRQRLCAEEDQGAQAYAEEISTLVTNSSFDLVLLGMGTDGHTASLFPQSPVGLDGEQLVVLTTSPSSPRRRMSLSLPVINRARQVAVLVMGRMKREIALLVSRVGREPRKWPISGVRPDSGQLVWYMDYDAFLG; translated from the exons ATGCGTTCTTTTAAACATTCCAAGCTCCTGAGCTGTGATTTGAAGGAAATcccccttcctcctgctgggCAAACAGAAGGTAGAGGTCAAAGGTGTCCACGTGGCATTGGGAAAGGGATCAGAGCGGCAGCAGCCACTGGCATTCACCTCCCGGCTCCTTTCTCCTGCCGCTTGTCTGCTGGGACCAGAGGATCAGAGGTGCTTCGTCCTGTGGTTTCCCAGAAACGGCTCTGCCGCTGGAGCGCCCACTCAGGCCGGGGCTGTGCTGGGACTGGTCCTGGGTGCACCCCACATCTGCCTCTTTCACTTTGGGCAGAACAGACGGGAACCCCGCTTCTGGTCCGTACCCTCTGGCCGGCCACGTCAGCGCTCGCAGCTTTGGGGATGTTAGCAGAGCCGCACTTTACAAG GCACGCAGGCGCTTGGAATATGCTCACGGCGGCCGTGTGCGTGGCCCTGCTGGGCTGCCTGCAGGCCCAGGAGCTCCAGGGACATGTCTCTGTAATCCTGCTGGGAGCCACCGGGGACCTGGCCAGAAAATACCTATGGCAGGGGCTGTTCCAGCTGTACCTGGAGGAGGCGGGGAAGGGCCACAGTTTTCGCTTCCACGGGACTGCTTTGACGAACACCAAGCAGGGCCAGGAGGTCATAGCCAAGGTCCTGGAGtccctctcctgccccagggACACAGCTCCCGGTCGCTGTGCTGAGCTCAAGGCTCAGTTCCAGCAGCTGAGCGAGTACCGCCGCCTGAAGACACCTGAGGACTATCTGGCCCTGAGCAAGGACATTGAGGCCTGGGTCCAGCACGAAGGCCTCCAGGAGGCCGGCAGGATTTTCTACTTCTCGGTGCCACCCTTCGCCTATGCAGACATTGCCCGCAGCATCAACAGCAGCTGCCGTCCAGGCCCAGGTGCCTGGCTGCGCATTGTCCTTGAGAAACCCTTTGGCCATGACCACCGCTCAGCCCAGCAGCTGGCCACAGAACTTGGGAGCTTTTTCCAAGAGGAGGAGATGTACCGGGTGGACCATTACCTGGGCAAGCAG GTGGTGGCCCAGATCCTGCCTTTCCGAGATCAGAACCGCAAGGCCCTGGACGGCCTCTGGAACCGGCACCACGTGGAGCGGGTGGAGATCATCATGAAGGAGACTGTGGACGCAGAAG GTCGCACCAGCTTCTACGAGGAGTACGGCGTCATCGGCGATGTGCTGCAGAACCACCTGACCGAGATCCTCATGCTGGTGGCCATGGAGCTGCCCCTCGACATCAGTAGCTCGGAGGCGGTGCTGGGGCACAAGCTCCAGGCCTTCCGGGCCCTGCGGGGCCTGCAGAGGGGCAGTGCTGTCGTGGGCCAGTACCAGGCTTACCGTGGGCAGGTGCGCAGAGAGCTGCAGAAGCCAGACAGCTTCCACAGCCTGACGCCGACCTTTGCAG GCATCCTCGTTCACATAGACAACCTTCGCTGGGAGGGGGTCCCTTTCATCCTGATGTCCGGCAAAGCCTTGGATGAGAGAGTGGGCTACGTTCGGATCTTGTTCAAGGACCAGGCGTACTGTGCCCAGAGCGAGAAGCGCTGGGTCCCGGCCCAGAGCCACTGCCTTCCTCAGCAGATCATCTTCTACATTGGCCACGGTGAGCTGGGCGGCCCAGCCGTGCTGGTCAGCAGGAACCTGTTcaggccctccctgccctccgcCAGCTGGAAGGAAGTGGAGGGCCAGCCTGGGCTTCGCCTCTTTGGCCGCCCTCTGTCTGATTACTACGCCTACAGCCCTGTGAGGGAGCAGGACGCCTACTCCATCCTCATCTCTCATATCTTCCACCGCCGGAAGGACTCCTTCATCGCCATGGAGAACTTGCTGGCTTCCTGGGTCTTCTGGACGCCCTTGCTGGACAGCCTGGCCCACGAGGTCCCACGTCTCTACCCAGGAGGAGCAGAGAATGGACACCTGTTGGACTTTGAGTTCAGTGGCAGCCACGTGTCCTTCTCCCAGCCGCCATTGGAGCAGCTGGTACCGGGGCCGGATTCTGCTCCGATGCCCAGCGACTTCCAGGTTCTCGGGGCCAAGTACCGAGACAGCCCGCTGATATCGGCCTGGCCGGAGGAGCTGATCGCCAGGCTGGCCGGCGACATCGAGGCTGCAGCTGTGCGGGCTGTGAGGCGCTTTGGCGAGTTCCACCTGGCACTCTCGGGCGGCTCGAGCCCTGTGGCCCTGTTCCAGCAGCTGGCCATGGGGCACTACAGCTTCCCCTGGGCCCACACACACCTGTGGCTGGTGGACGAGCGCTGCGTCCCGCTCTGGGACCCCGAGTCCAACTTCCAGGGCCTGCAGGCTCACCTGCTGCAGCACGTGCGTGTCCCCTACTACAACATCCACCCCATGCCCGTGCACCAGCGCCAGCGGCTCTGTGCCGAGGAGGACCAGGGCGCCCAGGCCTATGCCGAGGAGATCTCCACCCTGGTGACCAACAGCAGCTTCGACCTGGTGCTGCTGGGCATGGGCACCGACGGGCACACGGCCTCCCTCTTCCCTCAGTCACCCGTCGGCCTGGACGGCGAGCAGCTGGTGGTGCTGACCACGAGCCCCTCCAGCCCGCGCCGGCGCATGAGCCTCAGCCTGCCCGTCATTAACCGCGCCCGCCAGGTGGCGGTCCTGGTCATGGGCCGGATGAAGCGCGAGATCGCCCTGCTGGTGAGCCGCGTGGGCCGCGAGCCCAGGAAGTGGCCCATCTCGGGCGTCCGGCCCGATTCTGGCCAGTTGGTGTGGTACATGGACTATGATGCGTTTCTGGGGTGA
- the H6PD gene encoding GDH/6PGL endoplasmic bifunctional protein isoform X3, which translates to MKHAGAWNMLTAAVCVALLGCLQAQELQGHVSVILLGATGDLARKYLWQGLFQLYLEEAGKGHSFRFHGTALTNTKQGQEVIAKVLESLSCPRDTAPGRCAELKAQFQQLSEYRRLKTPEDYLALSKDIEAWVQHEGLQEAGRIFYFSVPPFAYADIARSINSSCRPGPGAWLRIVLEKPFGHDHRSAQQLATELGSFFQEEEMYRVDHYLGKQVVAQILPFRDQNRKALDGLWNRHHVERVEIIMKETVDAEGRTSFYEEYGVIGDVLQNHLTEILMLVAMELPLDISSSEAVLGHKLQAFRALRGLQRGSAVVGQYQAYRGQVRRELQKPDSFHSLTPTFAGILVHIDNLRWEGVPFILMSGKALDERVGYVRILFKDQAYCAQSEKRWVPAQSHCLPQQIIFYIGHGELGGPAVLVSRNLFRPSLPSASWKEVEGQPGLRLFGRPLSDYYAYSPVREQDAYSILISHIFHRRKDSFIAMENLLASWVFWTPLLDSLAHEVPRLYPGGAENGHLLDFEFSGSHVSFSQPPLEQLVPGPDSAPMPSDFQVLGAKYRDSPLISAWPEELIARLAGDIEAAAVRAVRRFGEFHLALSGGSSPVALFQQLAMGHYSFPWAHTHLWLVDERCVPLWDPESNFQGLQAHLLQHVRVPYYNIHPMPVHQRQRLCAEEDQGAQAYAEEISTLVTNSSFDLVLLGMGTDGHTASLFPQSPVGLDGEQLVVLTTSPSSPRRRMSLSLPVINRARQVAVLVMGRMKREIALLVSRVGREPRKWPISGVRPDSGQLVWYMDYDAFLG; encoded by the exons GCACGCAGGCGCTTGGAATATGCTCACGGCGGCCGTGTGCGTGGCCCTGCTGGGCTGCCTGCAGGCCCAGGAGCTCCAGGGACATGTCTCTGTAATCCTGCTGGGAGCCACCGGGGACCTGGCCAGAAAATACCTATGGCAGGGGCTGTTCCAGCTGTACCTGGAGGAGGCGGGGAAGGGCCACAGTTTTCGCTTCCACGGGACTGCTTTGACGAACACCAAGCAGGGCCAGGAGGTCATAGCCAAGGTCCTGGAGtccctctcctgccccagggACACAGCTCCCGGTCGCTGTGCTGAGCTCAAGGCTCAGTTCCAGCAGCTGAGCGAGTACCGCCGCCTGAAGACACCTGAGGACTATCTGGCCCTGAGCAAGGACATTGAGGCCTGGGTCCAGCACGAAGGCCTCCAGGAGGCCGGCAGGATTTTCTACTTCTCGGTGCCACCCTTCGCCTATGCAGACATTGCCCGCAGCATCAACAGCAGCTGCCGTCCAGGCCCAGGTGCCTGGCTGCGCATTGTCCTTGAGAAACCCTTTGGCCATGACCACCGCTCAGCCCAGCAGCTGGCCACAGAACTTGGGAGCTTTTTCCAAGAGGAGGAGATGTACCGGGTGGACCATTACCTGGGCAAGCAG GTGGTGGCCCAGATCCTGCCTTTCCGAGATCAGAACCGCAAGGCCCTGGACGGCCTCTGGAACCGGCACCACGTGGAGCGGGTGGAGATCATCATGAAGGAGACTGTGGACGCAGAAG GTCGCACCAGCTTCTACGAGGAGTACGGCGTCATCGGCGATGTGCTGCAGAACCACCTGACCGAGATCCTCATGCTGGTGGCCATGGAGCTGCCCCTCGACATCAGTAGCTCGGAGGCGGTGCTGGGGCACAAGCTCCAGGCCTTCCGGGCCCTGCGGGGCCTGCAGAGGGGCAGTGCTGTCGTGGGCCAGTACCAGGCTTACCGTGGGCAGGTGCGCAGAGAGCTGCAGAAGCCAGACAGCTTCCACAGCCTGACGCCGACCTTTGCAG GCATCCTCGTTCACATAGACAACCTTCGCTGGGAGGGGGTCCCTTTCATCCTGATGTCCGGCAAAGCCTTGGATGAGAGAGTGGGCTACGTTCGGATCTTGTTCAAGGACCAGGCGTACTGTGCCCAGAGCGAGAAGCGCTGGGTCCCGGCCCAGAGCCACTGCCTTCCTCAGCAGATCATCTTCTACATTGGCCACGGTGAGCTGGGCGGCCCAGCCGTGCTGGTCAGCAGGAACCTGTTcaggccctccctgccctccgcCAGCTGGAAGGAAGTGGAGGGCCAGCCTGGGCTTCGCCTCTTTGGCCGCCCTCTGTCTGATTACTACGCCTACAGCCCTGTGAGGGAGCAGGACGCCTACTCCATCCTCATCTCTCATATCTTCCACCGCCGGAAGGACTCCTTCATCGCCATGGAGAACTTGCTGGCTTCCTGGGTCTTCTGGACGCCCTTGCTGGACAGCCTGGCCCACGAGGTCCCACGTCTCTACCCAGGAGGAGCAGAGAATGGACACCTGTTGGACTTTGAGTTCAGTGGCAGCCACGTGTCCTTCTCCCAGCCGCCATTGGAGCAGCTGGTACCGGGGCCGGATTCTGCTCCGATGCCCAGCGACTTCCAGGTTCTCGGGGCCAAGTACCGAGACAGCCCGCTGATATCGGCCTGGCCGGAGGAGCTGATCGCCAGGCTGGCCGGCGACATCGAGGCTGCAGCTGTGCGGGCTGTGAGGCGCTTTGGCGAGTTCCACCTGGCACTCTCGGGCGGCTCGAGCCCTGTGGCCCTGTTCCAGCAGCTGGCCATGGGGCACTACAGCTTCCCCTGGGCCCACACACACCTGTGGCTGGTGGACGAGCGCTGCGTCCCGCTCTGGGACCCCGAGTCCAACTTCCAGGGCCTGCAGGCTCACCTGCTGCAGCACGTGCGTGTCCCCTACTACAACATCCACCCCATGCCCGTGCACCAGCGCCAGCGGCTCTGTGCCGAGGAGGACCAGGGCGCCCAGGCCTATGCCGAGGAGATCTCCACCCTGGTGACCAACAGCAGCTTCGACCTGGTGCTGCTGGGCATGGGCACCGACGGGCACACGGCCTCCCTCTTCCCTCAGTCACCCGTCGGCCTGGACGGCGAGCAGCTGGTGGTGCTGACCACGAGCCCCTCCAGCCCGCGCCGGCGCATGAGCCTCAGCCTGCCCGTCATTAACCGCGCCCGCCAGGTGGCGGTCCTGGTCATGGGCCGGATGAAGCGCGAGATCGCCCTGCTGGTGAGCCGCGTGGGCCGCGAGCCCAGGAAGTGGCCCATCTCGGGCGTCCGGCCCGATTCTGGCCAGTTGGTGTGGTACATGGACTATGATGCGTTTCTGGGGTGA
- the H6PD gene encoding GDH/6PGL endoplasmic bifunctional protein isoform X4, with product MLTAAVCVALLGCLQAQELQGHVSVILLGATGDLARKYLWQGLFQLYLEEAGKGHSFRFHGTALTNTKQGQEVIAKVLESLSCPRDTAPGRCAELKAQFQQLSEYRRLKTPEDYLALSKDIEAWVQHEGLQEAGRIFYFSVPPFAYADIARSINSSCRPGPGAWLRIVLEKPFGHDHRSAQQLATELGSFFQEEEMYRVDHYLGKQVVAQILPFRDQNRKALDGLWNRHHVERVEIIMKETVDAEGRTSFYEEYGVIGDVLQNHLTEILMLVAMELPLDISSSEAVLGHKLQAFRALRGLQRGSAVVGQYQAYRGQVRRELQKPDSFHSLTPTFAGILVHIDNLRWEGVPFILMSGKALDERVGYVRILFKDQAYCAQSEKRWVPAQSHCLPQQIIFYIGHGELGGPAVLVSRNLFRPSLPSASWKEVEGQPGLRLFGRPLSDYYAYSPVREQDAYSILISHIFHRRKDSFIAMENLLASWVFWTPLLDSLAHEVPRLYPGGAENGHLLDFEFSGSHVSFSQPPLEQLVPGPDSAPMPSDFQVLGAKYRDSPLISAWPEELIARLAGDIEAAAVRAVRRFGEFHLALSGGSSPVALFQQLAMGHYSFPWAHTHLWLVDERCVPLWDPESNFQGLQAHLLQHVRVPYYNIHPMPVHQRQRLCAEEDQGAQAYAEEISTLVTNSSFDLVLLGMGTDGHTASLFPQSPVGLDGEQLVVLTTSPSSPRRRMSLSLPVINRARQVAVLVMGRMKREIALLVSRVGREPRKWPISGVRPDSGQLVWYMDYDAFLG from the exons ATGCTCACGGCGGCCGTGTGCGTGGCCCTGCTGGGCTGCCTGCAGGCCCAGGAGCTCCAGGGACATGTCTCTGTAATCCTGCTGGGAGCCACCGGGGACCTGGCCAGAAAATACCTATGGCAGGGGCTGTTCCAGCTGTACCTGGAGGAGGCGGGGAAGGGCCACAGTTTTCGCTTCCACGGGACTGCTTTGACGAACACCAAGCAGGGCCAGGAGGTCATAGCCAAGGTCCTGGAGtccctctcctgccccagggACACAGCTCCCGGTCGCTGTGCTGAGCTCAAGGCTCAGTTCCAGCAGCTGAGCGAGTACCGCCGCCTGAAGACACCTGAGGACTATCTGGCCCTGAGCAAGGACATTGAGGCCTGGGTCCAGCACGAAGGCCTCCAGGAGGCCGGCAGGATTTTCTACTTCTCGGTGCCACCCTTCGCCTATGCAGACATTGCCCGCAGCATCAACAGCAGCTGCCGTCCAGGCCCAGGTGCCTGGCTGCGCATTGTCCTTGAGAAACCCTTTGGCCATGACCACCGCTCAGCCCAGCAGCTGGCCACAGAACTTGGGAGCTTTTTCCAAGAGGAGGAGATGTACCGGGTGGACCATTACCTGGGCAAGCAG GTGGTGGCCCAGATCCTGCCTTTCCGAGATCAGAACCGCAAGGCCCTGGACGGCCTCTGGAACCGGCACCACGTGGAGCGGGTGGAGATCATCATGAAGGAGACTGTGGACGCAGAAG GTCGCACCAGCTTCTACGAGGAGTACGGCGTCATCGGCGATGTGCTGCAGAACCACCTGACCGAGATCCTCATGCTGGTGGCCATGGAGCTGCCCCTCGACATCAGTAGCTCGGAGGCGGTGCTGGGGCACAAGCTCCAGGCCTTCCGGGCCCTGCGGGGCCTGCAGAGGGGCAGTGCTGTCGTGGGCCAGTACCAGGCTTACCGTGGGCAGGTGCGCAGAGAGCTGCAGAAGCCAGACAGCTTCCACAGCCTGACGCCGACCTTTGCAG GCATCCTCGTTCACATAGACAACCTTCGCTGGGAGGGGGTCCCTTTCATCCTGATGTCCGGCAAAGCCTTGGATGAGAGAGTGGGCTACGTTCGGATCTTGTTCAAGGACCAGGCGTACTGTGCCCAGAGCGAGAAGCGCTGGGTCCCGGCCCAGAGCCACTGCCTTCCTCAGCAGATCATCTTCTACATTGGCCACGGTGAGCTGGGCGGCCCAGCCGTGCTGGTCAGCAGGAACCTGTTcaggccctccctgccctccgcCAGCTGGAAGGAAGTGGAGGGCCAGCCTGGGCTTCGCCTCTTTGGCCGCCCTCTGTCTGATTACTACGCCTACAGCCCTGTGAGGGAGCAGGACGCCTACTCCATCCTCATCTCTCATATCTTCCACCGCCGGAAGGACTCCTTCATCGCCATGGAGAACTTGCTGGCTTCCTGGGTCTTCTGGACGCCCTTGCTGGACAGCCTGGCCCACGAGGTCCCACGTCTCTACCCAGGAGGAGCAGAGAATGGACACCTGTTGGACTTTGAGTTCAGTGGCAGCCACGTGTCCTTCTCCCAGCCGCCATTGGAGCAGCTGGTACCGGGGCCGGATTCTGCTCCGATGCCCAGCGACTTCCAGGTTCTCGGGGCCAAGTACCGAGACAGCCCGCTGATATCGGCCTGGCCGGAGGAGCTGATCGCCAGGCTGGCCGGCGACATCGAGGCTGCAGCTGTGCGGGCTGTGAGGCGCTTTGGCGAGTTCCACCTGGCACTCTCGGGCGGCTCGAGCCCTGTGGCCCTGTTCCAGCAGCTGGCCATGGGGCACTACAGCTTCCCCTGGGCCCACACACACCTGTGGCTGGTGGACGAGCGCTGCGTCCCGCTCTGGGACCCCGAGTCCAACTTCCAGGGCCTGCAGGCTCACCTGCTGCAGCACGTGCGTGTCCCCTACTACAACATCCACCCCATGCCCGTGCACCAGCGCCAGCGGCTCTGTGCCGAGGAGGACCAGGGCGCCCAGGCCTATGCCGAGGAGATCTCCACCCTGGTGACCAACAGCAGCTTCGACCTGGTGCTGCTGGGCATGGGCACCGACGGGCACACGGCCTCCCTCTTCCCTCAGTCACCCGTCGGCCTGGACGGCGAGCAGCTGGTGGTGCTGACCACGAGCCCCTCCAGCCCGCGCCGGCGCATGAGCCTCAGCCTGCCCGTCATTAACCGCGCCCGCCAGGTGGCGGTCCTGGTCATGGGCCGGATGAAGCGCGAGATCGCCCTGCTGGTGAGCCGCGTGGGCCGCGAGCCCAGGAAGTGGCCCATCTCGGGCGTCCGGCCCGATTCTGGCCAGTTGGTGTGGTACATGGACTATGATGCGTTTCTGGGGTGA
- the H6PD gene encoding GDH/6PGL endoplasmic bifunctional protein isoform X2, which produces MLAEPHFTRHAGAWNMLTAAVCVALLGCLQAQELQGHVSVILLGATGDLARKYLWQGLFQLYLEEAGKGHSFRFHGTALTNTKQGQEVIAKVLESLSCPRDTAPGRCAELKAQFQQLSEYRRLKTPEDYLALSKDIEAWVQHEGLQEAGRIFYFSVPPFAYADIARSINSSCRPGPGAWLRIVLEKPFGHDHRSAQQLATELGSFFQEEEMYRVDHYLGKQVVAQILPFRDQNRKALDGLWNRHHVERVEIIMKETVDAEGRTSFYEEYGVIGDVLQNHLTEILMLVAMELPLDISSSEAVLGHKLQAFRALRGLQRGSAVVGQYQAYRGQVRRELQKPDSFHSLTPTFAGILVHIDNLRWEGVPFILMSGKALDERVGYVRILFKDQAYCAQSEKRWVPAQSHCLPQQIIFYIGHGELGGPAVLVSRNLFRPSLPSASWKEVEGQPGLRLFGRPLSDYYAYSPVREQDAYSILISHIFHRRKDSFIAMENLLASWVFWTPLLDSLAHEVPRLYPGGAENGHLLDFEFSGSHVSFSQPPLEQLVPGPDSAPMPSDFQVLGAKYRDSPLISAWPEELIARLAGDIEAAAVRAVRRFGEFHLALSGGSSPVALFQQLAMGHYSFPWAHTHLWLVDERCVPLWDPESNFQGLQAHLLQHVRVPYYNIHPMPVHQRQRLCAEEDQGAQAYAEEISTLVTNSSFDLVLLGMGTDGHTASLFPQSPVGLDGEQLVVLTTSPSSPRRRMSLSLPVINRARQVAVLVMGRMKREIALLVSRVGREPRKWPISGVRPDSGQLVWYMDYDAFLG; this is translated from the exons ATGTTAGCAGAGCCGCACTTTACAAG GCACGCAGGCGCTTGGAATATGCTCACGGCGGCCGTGTGCGTGGCCCTGCTGGGCTGCCTGCAGGCCCAGGAGCTCCAGGGACATGTCTCTGTAATCCTGCTGGGAGCCACCGGGGACCTGGCCAGAAAATACCTATGGCAGGGGCTGTTCCAGCTGTACCTGGAGGAGGCGGGGAAGGGCCACAGTTTTCGCTTCCACGGGACTGCTTTGACGAACACCAAGCAGGGCCAGGAGGTCATAGCCAAGGTCCTGGAGtccctctcctgccccagggACACAGCTCCCGGTCGCTGTGCTGAGCTCAAGGCTCAGTTCCAGCAGCTGAGCGAGTACCGCCGCCTGAAGACACCTGAGGACTATCTGGCCCTGAGCAAGGACATTGAGGCCTGGGTCCAGCACGAAGGCCTCCAGGAGGCCGGCAGGATTTTCTACTTCTCGGTGCCACCCTTCGCCTATGCAGACATTGCCCGCAGCATCAACAGCAGCTGCCGTCCAGGCCCAGGTGCCTGGCTGCGCATTGTCCTTGAGAAACCCTTTGGCCATGACCACCGCTCAGCCCAGCAGCTGGCCACAGAACTTGGGAGCTTTTTCCAAGAGGAGGAGATGTACCGGGTGGACCATTACCTGGGCAAGCAG GTGGTGGCCCAGATCCTGCCTTTCCGAGATCAGAACCGCAAGGCCCTGGACGGCCTCTGGAACCGGCACCACGTGGAGCGGGTGGAGATCATCATGAAGGAGACTGTGGACGCAGAAG GTCGCACCAGCTTCTACGAGGAGTACGGCGTCATCGGCGATGTGCTGCAGAACCACCTGACCGAGATCCTCATGCTGGTGGCCATGGAGCTGCCCCTCGACATCAGTAGCTCGGAGGCGGTGCTGGGGCACAAGCTCCAGGCCTTCCGGGCCCTGCGGGGCCTGCAGAGGGGCAGTGCTGTCGTGGGCCAGTACCAGGCTTACCGTGGGCAGGTGCGCAGAGAGCTGCAGAAGCCAGACAGCTTCCACAGCCTGACGCCGACCTTTGCAG GCATCCTCGTTCACATAGACAACCTTCGCTGGGAGGGGGTCCCTTTCATCCTGATGTCCGGCAAAGCCTTGGATGAGAGAGTGGGCTACGTTCGGATCTTGTTCAAGGACCAGGCGTACTGTGCCCAGAGCGAGAAGCGCTGGGTCCCGGCCCAGAGCCACTGCCTTCCTCAGCAGATCATCTTCTACATTGGCCACGGTGAGCTGGGCGGCCCAGCCGTGCTGGTCAGCAGGAACCTGTTcaggccctccctgccctccgcCAGCTGGAAGGAAGTGGAGGGCCAGCCTGGGCTTCGCCTCTTTGGCCGCCCTCTGTCTGATTACTACGCCTACAGCCCTGTGAGGGAGCAGGACGCCTACTCCATCCTCATCTCTCATATCTTCCACCGCCGGAAGGACTCCTTCATCGCCATGGAGAACTTGCTGGCTTCCTGGGTCTTCTGGACGCCCTTGCTGGACAGCCTGGCCCACGAGGTCCCACGTCTCTACCCAGGAGGAGCAGAGAATGGACACCTGTTGGACTTTGAGTTCAGTGGCAGCCACGTGTCCTTCTCCCAGCCGCCATTGGAGCAGCTGGTACCGGGGCCGGATTCTGCTCCGATGCCCAGCGACTTCCAGGTTCTCGGGGCCAAGTACCGAGACAGCCCGCTGATATCGGCCTGGCCGGAGGAGCTGATCGCCAGGCTGGCCGGCGACATCGAGGCTGCAGCTGTGCGGGCTGTGAGGCGCTTTGGCGAGTTCCACCTGGCACTCTCGGGCGGCTCGAGCCCTGTGGCCCTGTTCCAGCAGCTGGCCATGGGGCACTACAGCTTCCCCTGGGCCCACACACACCTGTGGCTGGTGGACGAGCGCTGCGTCCCGCTCTGGGACCCCGAGTCCAACTTCCAGGGCCTGCAGGCTCACCTGCTGCAGCACGTGCGTGTCCCCTACTACAACATCCACCCCATGCCCGTGCACCAGCGCCAGCGGCTCTGTGCCGAGGAGGACCAGGGCGCCCAGGCCTATGCCGAGGAGATCTCCACCCTGGTGACCAACAGCAGCTTCGACCTGGTGCTGCTGGGCATGGGCACCGACGGGCACACGGCCTCCCTCTTCCCTCAGTCACCCGTCGGCCTGGACGGCGAGCAGCTGGTGGTGCTGACCACGAGCCCCTCCAGCCCGCGCCGGCGCATGAGCCTCAGCCTGCCCGTCATTAACCGCGCCCGCCAGGTGGCGGTCCTGGTCATGGGCCGGATGAAGCGCGAGATCGCCCTGCTGGTGAGCCGCGTGGGCCGCGAGCCCAGGAAGTGGCCCATCTCGGGCGTCCGGCCCGATTCTGGCCAGTTGGTGTGGTACATGGACTATGATGCGTTTCTGGGGTGA